In Brassica napus cultivar Da-Ae chromosome C2, Da-Ae, whole genome shotgun sequence, the sequence CATAGGTCGAAATCTGACTCTGGTAGCGATAGTGAAGCGTCTGTGTTTGAAAGTAGTGATGGGTCTGAGTCGTCTGGAGAGAGTGATTCGGAGTACAGTTCGTCGTCTGAGTCGGAGGAGGAGAGGAGGCGGAGGAGGAGTAAGAGGacgagcaagaagaagaagccaaagcAGAGGAAggaaaggaggaggaggagaaggtacagctcttcttcttcttcgtctgaGGAGGAGTCATCTGATTCAGAATCAGGTTCGGACTCCGAGTCTGATGATGACAGAAGAAGCAGtagaaagaagaagagcaagaggCACAGCAACATCAAACGTCGCTGAATTGAGTGAAGGAATCTTCCTTGGTGCCTTTTTCTTAGAGAAAATCATATTGAGCTACATGACAGTAACTCGCACTGCTTTTCATTTCTCAGCTATTCATGGCTTTGTGTTGTATCACACTCATCGATTTGAGAATCTCTTTTAGTTTCAATAGCTCCTTAGAGAAAGTTGTAAACCCTCGAGAAAACTTCCACCATAAAATTATCAATCATGTCAACTCCAGACACCAGGGACTTATTTTGAGTGAAAGTTTCAAATTTTGAGTGAAGTCAGGGGCCACTGTGTAAATTTCAACCATAAATGTATTATCAATCACGATTCATGTTAACTCCAGAGATCGATCAGGGGCTTCTTTGTAAAGGTTACAAATTTGagtgaaaattataaattatgagTAAAATAAGGGGCTATTTTGTAAATATCCGTAAAAGATGCTTCTTACATACGTATGTAATTATTGCATTACGTCGTTAGTAGTAGTAACGTTTGCTTGGCTACTACAGAGAGTCCAAGCTCTCTCCCTAGTCTCAATCTCTAGAAAATCGGCTGCTTCGGCTTCCACCTTGTCTCCATCGTATGAGTTCTCGCTCTCTTCTTTTTGTAATCCTTGTGGCCTTGTAAACATTACAAAGCTCGTAACGCACATAACCTGTTCGATCAAATGTCTAGCCGAGACTCAGAACTTCAAAATTTTGCTAATAGCCGGTTTTATCTCTGCACTTGTGTTATCTTTTACTAGATACGAGTTCTCAGGAACATAACATTAAAGGTTTCGATTTTGTCTTAACATGAATCTATAGTGATTTGAGTTTAAAAAGTGTTCTTGTTTTTATAGCTGCAAAATATCTGAGCATGTTGCGGAACGTGATGCCTTGGAACAGAAGCAATCACAATGTCGCTGGGTTGTTGATAAGGCAATTCGCAACGAAACCTAAACCTAAGATGAAACCCATCGAGCTGAACACACCACCAGAGCAAACCCAGACGATCACTCGAGTCATCTTTGATGTTTTGAAGGAACATGGACCTCTCACCATTGCTGAAACTTGGGATCGTGTCAAGGTATACTCTTTTTTACAATACAATATGCTTTCTTTTAAAATCGTTATGATATATTATTAGGTCAAGAGCTGGAGTAGTTTTTTTGCTAACATCAATTATATTCAATACAGAGTTAGCTTTCATCTGATCATTCTTTGAACAGGAAGTGGGATTAAGAGGGTTAACGAGCAAGCGTCACATGAAGATAATACTAAGGTGGATGAGAGAAAGACAGAAGCTGAAGCTAATATGTAACCATGTTGGTCCTCACAAGCAGTTTCTGTACACTACTTGGTTCACTAAACACAACCCTTCTAAATTCTCTAAGCCCCCGGAAAATCTCACCGGAAAATCTTCCGGCCACCCTAAACTTCCATGACTAGTCACTGtttggtttaagaatttttttcttgaatctTCGCTTCTTTACTTTAATGTAACTAAAATGTCTTTCTTGACAAGTTTCTCTCGATGATTACGCTTATACACTTTTATTGTCACTTAAGTTTGTGGAGTCACATACCCGTGCTATACTTTAGTATGATAATTTGaggaaaagaaaatcaaataaaaatttacaacaAACTCATGCATATGAAACACACGTGAAGAGTTTGTTAATTCTTTGAAGAATGTGGAGGATTAAGGATCGTATATTGATGCCAACATTCTTCTTTGTTCGGTGAAGAGAACTTATTTTTACCGACCCAGCAATAACAACTTGGTGAAAAGCTAATACGGCAATGTAATCCAATGCACGGTGGTAGAAATATCTTGTGCCGTGCAAAACAATCTacattttcacttaaaaaataGAAAGTTATTTAGTTAATCATACTATTCAGAAAAAGTTATGAAGGATATAATGATGATGGTTACAATAATGATGATCATATCATTGCTATGACAATATTAACGGTCAACAGTATGCGTGTGTATCAGTGTATGTTTACATTTGTGTAGACCAAAATGGGAAACAAAAATGATACAAGGGATTGCAAAACGTGTTGATGAagacatatatatgtatgttattATATTGATGTATTATGTATAGTATAGGTCGATATGAATATTGTCTCATATGGTTGAAGAACTGATTCatatttttgtgtatttttatttcACGCTCATATTCAGTTATTCCATACTAAAAGCAAGACAAGAAATAACCGACAACTAGCCAAGTTAAAGCCGCGAAGAGGAGATCAATAGAAAACTATTGTAGTAAAGAGAAAAACAGGAAAAGAGAAGCTAATATTTCATACTTAAGggtttctaaaattaaaaaaatattatataagagAAGCGAATAAGGGTTTGCGGATAAGCTCTAGGGTTTGAAGATAAACTCTTGAATACGACAAAGATTCATACAAACTGATGTGGATCAAACCGTTTTATAGACTATTTTCAAACAATTTTCCCCAAATTTTTCGTactaaacagaaaataaaatcaGACTGAAATTTGGTTGGATCATTCAACGGAAGATGGTTCTCTATTTTACAAAGCATCAAATGTTGTTGACCTCTCCTTGCAATGAAATATATTCTCTCCAACTAACCTAAGCTAAACCTAAAAATCTCTCActaattaaaaccaaaaaaatccaGCTTGTACGAACACTTTTATTGTCACTTTCTTACATTAAATTTTTGGAGTCACATACTCgtgttatattataatatatgataaTTTGAGAGAGATAATCAAATAGAAAGTTACAAGAAATTCATGTATATGAAACAGACTTGAAGAGATTGTTAATTCTTAGAAGAAGAAGGTCGCGGATTAAGGATCGCACATTGACGCCAACATTCTTCTTTGATCGGTGAACAGAACTTATTCTTTCCGTCGCAGCAATAACAATCGGGTCTAAAGGAAATGTGATGGCGATGTAATCCAATGCACGGTGGTATAAATAGCTTGTTCTGCTCATAACCATCCACATCTTCACctaaaaagataaaaagttaATTAGATTATTCAGAAAAGGTAATGAAGATATGATGATAATGATCACAATAAACGATGATCATATCATTgccatatacaatatatatatgtccatGCTTACATTGGTGCTGATAAAAAAGGGAAACAAAAATGATACAAGTGATTGCCAAACGTGTCGATGACGGAGACATGGTATTTTGCTGATTTCTCGTTCGTATAGGTCGATAAGAATATTGTCTCGTGTGGTAGTGACTTAAAAGTTGATGAACTGAAGAATATAGATGTTGCACTCGTATGGTAATAACCACATTAAAACCTAATTTTCGAATATTTGTAGTTCATGCTCACTCAGTTATTACATACTAAAAGCATG encodes:
- the LOC106379989 gene encoding uncharacterized protein LOC106379989, encoding MLRNVMPWNRSNHNVAGLLIRQFATKPKPKMKPIELNTPPEQTQTITRVIFDVLKEHGPLTIAETWDRVKEVGLRGLTSKRHMKIILRWMRERQKLKLICNHVGPHKQFLYTTWFTKHNPSKFSKPPENLTGKSSGHPKLP